A window from Flavobacterium sp. 83 encodes these proteins:
- a CDS encoding CoA transferase subunit B: protein MALDKIGIAKRIAQELKDRYFVNLGIGIPTLVANYIPKGIDVEFQSENGVLGMGPFPFEGEEDADIINAGKQTITTLSGASFFDSALSFGMIRGQHVDLTILGAMEVAENGDIANWKIPGKMVKGMGGAMDLVASAENIIVAMMHVNKAGESKILKKCTLPLTGVGCVKKIVTELAVLEITPKGFKLLERAPGVTVEHIIASTEADLIIEGEIPEMVID from the coding sequence ATGGCATTAGATAAAATAGGAATCGCAAAACGAATCGCACAAGAATTAAAAGACCGTTATTTCGTTAATCTTGGAATCGGAATTCCAACATTAGTGGCAAACTATATCCCAAAAGGAATTGATGTCGAATTTCAAAGTGAAAACGGCGTTCTGGGCATGGGCCCATTCCCATTTGAAGGAGAAGAAGACGCAGATATCATTAATGCCGGAAAACAAACCATTACCACCTTATCGGGCGCATCCTTCTTTGATTCGGCTTTGAGTTTTGGAATGATACGTGGGCAGCATGTTGATTTGACAATTCTTGGCGCTATGGAAGTTGCTGAAAATGGTGATATTGCTAACTGGAAAATTCCAGGTAAAATGGTCAAAGGCATGGGAGGCGCAATGGATTTAGTGGCTTCTGCCGAAAATATTATTGTGGCTATGATGCACGTTAACAAAGCAGGAGAATCAAAAATTCTTAAAAAATGTACTTTACCCTTAACAGGTGTAGGATGTGTTAAAAAAATAGTTACTGAACTAGCTGTTCTTGAAATAACTCCAAAAGGTTTCAAACTATTGGAACGCGCACCAGGGGTAACTGTAGAACACATCATTGCTTCTACTGAAGCTGATTTAATCATTGAAGGTGAAATCCCTGAAATGGTGATTGATTAA
- a CDS encoding CoA transferase subunit A, protein MINKKVNTVQDALQGIQDGMTIMLGGFGLCGIPENSINELVKKENKNLTCISNNAGVDDFGLGLLLQKRQIKKMISSYVGENAEFERQMLSGELEVDLIPQGTLAERCRAAQAGIPAFFTPAGYGTEVAEGKEAHEFNGKMHIMELAFNADFAIVKAWKGDTAGNLIFKGTARNFNPCMAGAAKITIAEVEELVEAGTLDPNQIHIPGIFVQRIFQGEQYEKRIEQRTTRKRD, encoded by the coding sequence ATGATCAACAAAAAAGTAAATACCGTCCAAGATGCTCTTCAAGGTATTCAAGACGGAATGACCATTATGCTAGGTGGTTTTGGACTATGCGGAATCCCAGAAAACTCCATAAACGAATTAGTTAAAAAAGAAAACAAAAACTTGACCTGTATTTCCAACAATGCAGGCGTAGATGATTTTGGCCTTGGATTACTTTTGCAAAAACGTCAAATCAAAAAAATGATTTCTTCCTATGTAGGAGAAAATGCTGAATTTGAACGTCAAATGCTTTCTGGAGAACTTGAAGTAGACCTTATTCCTCAAGGAACACTTGCGGAACGTTGTCGTGCTGCACAAGCAGGAATCCCAGCTTTTTTCACCCCGGCAGGTTATGGAACTGAAGTGGCCGAAGGTAAAGAAGCACATGAATTTAACGGAAAAATGCATATCATGGAACTCGCTTTCAATGCTGATTTCGCCATTGTAAAAGCGTGGAAAGGCGATACTGCAGGAAACTTAATCTTCAAAGGAACTGCCAGAAATTTCAATCCATGTATGGCCGGAGCAGCAAAAATTACTATTGCAGAAGTAGAAGAACTTGTCGAAGCAGGAACTTTAGATCCTAATCAAATACATATACCTGGAATATTTGTACAACGCATCTTTCAAGGAGAGCAATACGAAAAGAGAATTGAGCAACGTACAACCAGAAAAAGAGACTAA
- a CDS encoding penicillin-binding protein 1A, producing the protein MAIKKNNNQTKNIDKDVTYYKKKFWKIFFYGMGIIALFFLFASWGLFGSMPSFEDLENPDSNLATEIISADGVVLGKYFEKNRSQLKYSDLPKNLVQALVATEDARFYEHSGIDGRGTLRAIASLGTSGGASTLTQQLAKQLFHGEGSKFLPFRIVQKVKEWIIAIRLERQYTKNEIIAMYCNVYDFGNNSVGVSSAAKTYFSKEPKDLTIDESAILVGMFKNSGLYNPVRNPQGVKNRRNVVLLQMEKAGIITDPQKLQLQSLPITLHFKLETHKDGTATYFREYLRDYMKKWVEENKKLDGSDYDIYKDGLKIYTTIDSRMQLHAEEAVSAHMANLQEEFFIQSKDNKNAPFVNISEVETQRILNQAMKSSHRWEVMKSMDKSDEEILASFKEKTKMKVFTWKGERDTIMTPLDSIRYYKHFLQSGLMAMEPQTGNIKAWVGGINYKYFQYDHVGQGARQVGSTFKPFVYATAIEQLNMSPCDSILDGPFMIHKGRHHVTEDWEPKNSDNRYRGMVTLKQGLANSINTVSAKLIDKTGPEAVVELTHKLGVKSEIPVQPSIALGAVEITVQDMVAAYSTFANQGVYMKPQFITRIEDKSGVVIYEPIPESHDVLNKDIAFAVIKLLEGVTEGGSGERLRTTGGGNGDNRWTGYPYSFRNPIAGKTGTTQNQSDGWFMGMVPNLVTGVWVGCEDRSARFKSITYGQGATAALPVWGYFMKLCYDDPGLHVSKSDFDRPANLSIKVDCYTHRAVVKDTTDIQQDTEEFEL; encoded by the coding sequence ATGGCTATCAAAAAAAACAACAATCAGACAAAAAACATTGATAAGGATGTCACTTACTACAAAAAGAAATTTTGGAAAATTTTCTTTTATGGAATGGGAATTATCGCTCTGTTTTTCTTATTTGCTTCATGGGGACTTTTTGGCTCAATGCCTTCTTTTGAAGATTTAGAAAATCCAGATTCTAATTTAGCTACAGAAATTATCTCAGCTGACGGAGTGGTTTTGGGTAAATATTTTGAAAAAAACAGGTCACAATTAAAGTATTCTGACTTACCAAAAAATCTTGTCCAGGCATTAGTAGCTACTGAAGACGCCCGTTTTTATGAGCATTCAGGAATTGACGGTAGAGGTACTTTGAGAGCTATTGCCAGTTTAGGAACAAGTGGAGGAGCGAGTACATTAACACAGCAATTAGCCAAACAATTATTTCACGGTGAAGGTTCTAAATTTTTGCCTTTTAGAATTGTTCAAAAAGTCAAAGAGTGGATTATTGCCATTCGTCTAGAAAGACAATACACTAAAAATGAAATCATTGCTATGTATTGCAACGTGTATGATTTTGGAAATAATTCTGTTGGTGTGAGCTCTGCTGCTAAAACTTATTTTTCAAAAGAACCCAAAGATTTAACCATTGACGAGTCAGCAATATTAGTGGGTATGTTCAAAAATTCTGGATTGTACAATCCGGTAAGAAATCCGCAAGGTGTAAAAAACCGCAGAAATGTAGTGCTTTTGCAAATGGAAAAAGCGGGTATAATCACTGATCCTCAAAAATTACAATTACAAAGTTTACCAATTACTTTACATTTTAAATTAGAAACGCATAAAGATGGTACCGCAACTTATTTTAGAGAATACTTACGTGATTACATGAAAAAATGGGTTGAGGAAAATAAAAAACTGGATGGTTCTGATTATGATATCTATAAAGATGGATTAAAAATCTACACTACTATAGATTCAAGAATGCAGTTGCATGCAGAGGAAGCAGTTTCCGCTCACATGGCAAACCTTCAAGAAGAATTTTTTATTCAATCTAAAGACAATAAAAACGCACCTTTTGTTAATATTTCTGAAGTAGAAACGCAACGAATTTTAAATCAGGCGATGAAATCTTCTCACCGTTGGGAAGTTATGAAATCAATGGATAAAAGTGACGAAGAAATACTAGCTTCATTTAAAGAAAAAACAAAAATGAAAGTCTTTACCTGGAAAGGAGAAAGAGATACTATCATGACACCACTAGATTCTATCCGTTATTACAAGCATTTTTTACAATCTGGATTGATGGCAATGGAACCACAAACAGGAAATATCAAAGCATGGGTTGGCGGTATCAACTACAAATATTTTCAATACGATCACGTAGGGCAAGGTGCCAGACAAGTAGGTTCTACTTTCAAACCATTTGTTTATGCAACTGCTATTGAGCAATTGAATATGTCTCCTTGTGATTCTATTTTAGATGGTCCGTTTATGATTCACAAAGGACGTCATCACGTTACCGAAGACTGGGAACCAAAAAACTCTGACAATAGATACCGCGGAATGGTAACTTTAAAACAAGGTTTGGCAAACTCTATAAATACGGTATCGGCAAAATTAATTGATAAAACCGGTCCAGAAGCCGTGGTAGAATTGACTCATAAATTAGGAGTTAAATCCGAAATTCCTGTACAACCATCCATTGCTCTTGGAGCTGTAGAAATTACCGTTCAGGACATGGTAGCTGCTTACAGCACTTTTGCTAATCAAGGTGTCTATATGAAACCGCAATTTATAACTAGAATCGAAGATAAAAGTGGTGTTGTAATCTATGAACCAATACCTGAATCACATGACGTTTTAAATAAAGACATTGCTTTTGCAGTAATTAAATTACTAGAGGGTGTTACTGAAGGCGGATCTGGAGAACGCTTACGTACAACCGGCGGTGGTAACGGAGACAATCGATGGACAGGCTATCCTTACTCGTTCAGAAACCCAATAGCAGGAAAAACAGGTACAACTCAAAACCAGTCTGATGGATGGTTCATGGGAATGGTTCCTAATCTTGTAACCGGCGTTTGGGTAGGTTGCGAGGATCGTTCAGCTCGTTTCAAAAGCATCACTTATGGTCAAGGAGCTACAGCGGCTCTTCCTGTTTGGGGTTATTTCATGAAACTTTGCTACGATGACCCAGGTCTTCATGTATCCAAAAGTGATTTTGACAGACCCGCAAATCTTTCCATCAAAGTAGATTGCTACACTCACAGAGCTGTAGTAAAAGACACGACTGACATCCAACAAGATACCGAAGAATTCGAATTGTAA